One region of Chlorobiota bacterium genomic DNA includes:
- a CDS encoding aspartate kinase yields the protein MTEQSQEKTGQPIVLKFGGTSVKDAQAMRRVVAIVERERGNHPVVVTSACAGVTDLLLATAQSCGAGDLHGALQRVHQLRQRHLEILHDLGLPAEHSCKTVLTTLLDEVEQLARGVVLLGELTPRTLDAFASYGERLSSQLLGDAFRAAGWHTAVADSRQFIITDANFVNARPLMPQIDAAVAKRLVPLIQSHDVVVAQGFVGATLDGVTTTIGRGGSDHTGALVGAALHATEIQIWTDVSGILTADPRAVPQAQVVPHVTFTEARELAWFGAKVIHPDTIVPAVERAIPVVIKNSIRPDDAGTRILPDGSPISPGIHSITMKRGMLSVMVGPRDPRATSLGFQKALGVFAAHGLPIQCAAIAEARAIITVEAAGFNDLILAGLEANYVVELMPEMAVICMIGAGLRNQPGALGRPLAALGEIPIGFVVAGSSDHIILLGVAEHHAAEALQKTHHVLFEQSRNK from the coding sequence GTGACCGAACAGAGCCAAGAAAAAACGGGGCAGCCAATCGTTCTGAAGTTTGGCGGGACCTCCGTGAAGGATGCCCAAGCAATGCGCCGCGTGGTGGCGATTGTTGAACGGGAGCGGGGCAACCATCCGGTGGTTGTCACCTCCGCTTGCGCCGGTGTCACCGATCTGCTTCTTGCCACCGCCCAAAGCTGCGGGGCTGGCGATTTGCACGGCGCGTTGCAGCGGGTCCACCAGCTTCGCCAGCGGCACTTGGAGATTTTGCACGACCTGGGATTGCCCGCCGAACATTCCTGCAAAACCGTGCTGACCACACTGCTTGATGAAGTCGAACAGCTTGCTCGCGGCGTGGTGCTGCTGGGGGAATTAACCCCGCGCACGTTGGACGCGTTTGCCAGCTACGGCGAGCGGCTTTCCAGCCAGTTGCTTGGCGATGCGTTCCGCGCCGCAGGGTGGCACACGGCGGTTGCCGACAGCCGCCAGTTCATCATCACCGATGCCAACTTCGTCAATGCCCGCCCGCTGATGCCGCAGATTGATGCTGCGGTTGCAAAGCGATTGGTGCCACTGATCCAGAGCCACGATGTTGTGGTGGCGCAAGGGTTCGTTGGCGCAACGTTGGACGGGGTCACCACCACGATTGGCCGCGGGGGATCGGACCACACCGGCGCGCTGGTTGGGGCGGCGTTGCACGCCACCGAAATTCAAATCTGGACCGACGTTAGCGGAATCCTGACGGCGGACCCGCGGGCGGTTCCGCAAGCCCAGGTTGTTCCGCACGTCACCTTCACCGAAGCGCGTGAGCTGGCGTGGTTCGGCGCAAAAGTGATCCACCCAGACACCATCGTCCCGGCGGTGGAGCGGGCGATTCCGGTGGTGATTAAAAACTCCATCCGTCCCGACGATGCTGGCACACGCATCCTTCCCGACGGCTCGCCAATTTCCCCGGGCATCCACTCCATCACCATGAAACGGGGAATGCTTTCGGTGATGGTTGGTCCGCGGGACCCGCGCGCAACATCGCTTGGGTTCCAGAAAGCGTTGGGGGTGTTCGCGGCGCACGGGCTGCCGATTCAGTGCGCCGCAATCGCCGAAGCACGCGCAATCATCACGGTGGAAGCGGCGGGGTTCAACGACCTTATCCTTGCCGGGCTGGAAGCCAACTACGTGGTGGAGCTGATGCCAGAAATGGCGGTGATTTGCATGATCGGCGCGGGGCTGCGGAACCAGCCAGGGGCGTTGGGCCGGCCACTTGCCGCGCTTGGGGAAATCCCCATCGGCTTTGTGGTTGCTGGCTCAAGCGACCACATCATCCTGCTTGGCGTTGCCGAACATCACGCCGCCGAAGCCTTGCAGAAAACGCACCACGTGTTGTTTGAGCAATCCCGAAACAAGTAA
- a CDS encoding DUF3808 domain-containing protein — protein sequence MNLRFLPLLLLLFAAMPLAASADEIDRLVQQGMDQLYNVQFDAAAASFDQAIRLDPKDPRGHFYRANVHLWSYLFARQQVQSVLYFNASDRVIKVAEARLSTNPRDQRARMFLGMTYGYRAIANARAENAMSAALSAKTCYDHLNEVVKADPKLADAQLGLGIFHFIVGSVPKAAGVLAGLGGVKGDAQLGLREIENAAARGFYFRNDAKLVLALLNIYYRDNFKAGEAVLSEMARKYPKNVAIFYALGSTYLDQNQPEKAVVYLDKVAQLGNSDFRSITDFSYARCGMAFFAQNNFARAKTYLQKFLRRSDEKMLKAYGWYLLGVCLELEGGRKDAVEAYKRALQSPNYGAPEDIVAHRRAKMLMATPLTPNDKEAIKALNNAAASNFDGAIATASALLARRDATPAQKAQAHYAIGLGLQGEKQYAKAMESYRSAVAIGKHPETWVAPFSFLHIAECYLKLGDRTNWRKNIETAKTFHGYDNEKILRFRIERDVTMID from the coding sequence ATGAACCTCCGCTTTTTACCTCTGCTTCTCCTGCTGTTTGCAGCAATGCCGTTGGCGGCATCTGCCGATGAGATTGACCGCCTGGTTCAGCAGGGAATGGACCAGCTGTACAACGTGCAGTTCGATGCCGCCGCCGCAAGTTTCGACCAAGCAATTCGGCTGGACCCGAAGGACCCTCGCGGGCATTTCTACCGTGCGAACGTCCATTTATGGAGCTACTTGTTTGCGCGGCAGCAGGTGCAGTCGGTGCTGTATTTCAATGCCAGCGACCGGGTGATTAAGGTTGCCGAAGCGCGGCTAAGCACCAACCCCCGCGACCAACGTGCGCGGATGTTTTTGGGGATGACCTACGGCTACCGTGCCATTGCCAACGCCCGCGCCGAAAACGCGATGTCGGCAGCACTCTCGGCCAAAACCTGCTACGACCATCTGAACGAAGTCGTGAAGGCGGACCCGAAGCTGGCCGATGCGCAGCTTGGGTTGGGAATCTTTCACTTCATCGTTGGCTCGGTCCCGAAAGCCGCGGGGGTGTTGGCGGGGCTGGGCGGGGTGAAAGGGGATGCGCAGTTGGGATTGCGCGAGATTGAAAACGCCGCCGCACGCGGATTCTACTTCCGCAACGATGCCAAGCTGGTGCTGGCGTTGCTGAACATCTACTACCGCGACAACTTCAAAGCTGGCGAAGCAGTGCTAAGCGAAATGGCGCGGAAGTACCCGAAGAACGTCGCCATTTTCTACGCGCTGGGCAGCACCTACCTTGACCAAAACCAGCCGGAAAAAGCGGTGGTTTATCTGGACAAAGTGGCGCAGCTGGGGAACAGCGATTTCCGCAGCATCACCGATTTCAGCTACGCCCGCTGCGGCATGGCGTTCTTTGCCCAAAACAATTTTGCACGCGCAAAAACCTACCTGCAAAAATTCCTCCGCCGCAGCGATGAGAAGATGCTAAAGGCCTACGGCTGGTATCTGTTAGGTGTCTGCTTGGAGCTGGAAGGGGGGCGGAAGGATGCGGTGGAGGCGTACAAACGGGCGTTGCAAAGCCCAAACTACGGCGCGCCGGAGGACATCGTGGCGCACCGCCGGGCAAAGATGTTAATGGCCACGCCGCTGACCCCAAACGACAAGGAAGCAATCAAAGCACTGAACAACGCTGCCGCAAGCAATTTTGATGGAGCCATTGCCACGGCCAGCGCGCTGCTTGCCCGCCGCGACGCAACCCCGGCGCAAAAAGCGCAGGCCCACTACGCCATTGGCCTGGGGTTGCAAGGGGAGAAGCAGTACGCAAAAGCGATGGAATCCTACCGGAGCGCGGTTGCGATTGGGAAGCATCCCGAGACGTGGGTTGCGCCGTTCAGCTTCCTTCACATTGCCGAGTGCTACCTGAAACTTGGCGACCGCACCAACTGGCGGAAGAACATCGAGACCGCCAAGACATTCCACGGCTACGACAACGAAAAAATCCTCCGCTTCCGAATTGAGCGGGATGTGACGATGATTGATTGA
- a CDS encoding Fic family protein, translating to MPQPTPPSDMDALLHAISRFPNGASMEELLSLPQFAFSRRTLQRRLRQLVQQHLVVADGRARAIRYRRTDTPFQPSQAPATDADMEGQAEEVIRLSPAGKKIQKYVRQPIQQRKPVGYNHRFLDAYRPNETFYLPADTRQHLMNVGRPLEEHLPAGTYLRQIFHRVLIDLTWNSSRLEGNTYSLLDTQRLLAGDSSIAGGKDAQETQMILNHKAAIELLVEQADEIGFNRYTICNLHALLSDNLLADPMACGRIRARSVGIANSAFLPLEGPQLIEECFQQVLDTAEAILDPFEQAFFAMVHLPYLQPFEDVNKRVSRLSANIPLIRRNLCPLSFVGVPVQTYICGLLGVYELNSVDLLRDLFVWAYQRSSQRYTAVRQSLGQPDEFKVRYRELLIATVGAIVKNKLGRKEADLSIRESALRSVPELDRLRFAEVVHRELHSLHAGNIARYRLRPSEYEAWREIWE from the coding sequence ATGCCGCAGCCGACACCACCATCGGATATGGATGCCCTTCTGCACGCCATATCCCGCTTCCCCAATGGGGCCTCGATGGAGGAGCTTCTATCATTGCCCCAATTTGCTTTTTCCCGGCGCACGTTGCAGCGGCGGTTGCGCCAGCTGGTTCAGCAACATTTGGTGGTTGCTGACGGGCGCGCCAGGGCCATCCGCTACCGCCGAACCGACACCCCCTTCCAGCCAAGCCAAGCACCCGCCACCGATGCCGACATGGAGGGGCAAGCCGAGGAGGTTATCCGGCTTTCACCTGCCGGAAAAAAAATCCAGAAGTATGTTCGCCAGCCGATTCAGCAACGGAAGCCCGTTGGCTACAATCATCGCTTCCTTGATGCCTACCGCCCGAACGAAACGTTTTACTTGCCGGCGGATACTCGCCAACATCTGATGAACGTTGGCCGCCCGTTGGAGGAACATCTTCCGGCCGGGACCTATCTCCGCCAGATTTTCCACCGCGTGCTCATTGATCTAACCTGGAACTCTAGTCGGCTTGAGGGGAACACCTACTCCTTGCTGGATACGCAGCGGTTGCTTGCGGGCGACAGCAGCATTGCCGGAGGGAAGGATGCGCAGGAAACCCAGATGATCCTGAACCACAAGGCGGCCATTGAGCTTCTGGTGGAACAGGCCGATGAGATCGGCTTTAATCGCTACACCATCTGCAACCTCCATGCGTTGCTTTCCGACAACTTGCTGGCCGACCCAATGGCGTGCGGGCGGATTCGTGCGCGTTCGGTGGGCATTGCAAACTCAGCATTCCTTCCATTAGAAGGTCCGCAGCTGATCGAGGAATGCTTCCAACAAGTTCTTGACACAGCCGAAGCGATTCTTGACCCGTTTGAGCAAGCCTTTTTTGCGATGGTTCACCTTCCCTACTTGCAGCCGTTCGAGGATGTGAACAAGCGGGTCTCGCGGCTGTCGGCAAACATCCCCCTTATCCGCCGCAACTTGTGTCCGCTATCGTTTGTGGGGGTGCCGGTGCAAACGTACATCTGCGGCCTGCTAGGGGTTTACGAATTGAACAGCGTGGATCTGCTACGCGATCTTTTTGTGTGGGCATATCAGCGGTCTAGCCAGCGGTACACAGCGGTGCGGCAATCGCTTGGCCAGCCGGATGAGTTCAAGGTGCGCTATCGCGAACTGCTGATTGCCACAGTTGGTGCGATTGTCAAAAACAAACTTGGCAGGAAAGAGGCGGATCTTTCTATCAGAGAATCGGCACTTCGGAGCGTGCCGGAACTGGACCGGCTGCGTTTTGCTGAAGTTGTGCATCGCGAACTCCACTCGCTGCACGCGGGGAACATTGCCCGCTACCGCTTGCGGCCATCGGAGTACGAAGCCTGGCGGGAGATTTGGGAGTGA
- a CDS encoding glycosyltransferase yields the protein MFNNVLILSASAGAGHIRAAQAIEQAFHQLGAARSVRHIDTLQYTNKLFRNLYSRAYIEAANNAPEVLGWLYDQTDRPWKNERMRLAFDKLNTGRFIRMMKQYQPEIVVCTHFLPAEIISWLKAKGKISSKQAIVVTDFDIHALWLCHHYERYFVALEETAEHLRRLGIPEGKITTSGIPIDPVFAAPKDATEMRRKHGLAQDRTTILVSAGGFGVGPLEHMIESIGTMRHNAQVVVLCGRNAELKDRLTQQAASLVGPHVAVHALGFTTQVDELMAASDLLLGKPGGLTTSEALARGLGFVIVNPIPGQEERNSDHLLEQGVAIRCNNLPVLGWKIDRLLDNPAQLATMRRNARTLGKPNAAEAIVRKLMEG from the coding sequence ATGTTCAACAACGTTTTGATTCTTTCGGCCTCCGCTGGTGCGGGGCATATCCGCGCAGCGCAAGCCATTGAGCAGGCCTTCCACCAGCTTGGTGCGGCCCGCAGCGTGCGCCACATTGACACGCTGCAATATACCAACAAGCTCTTCCGGAACTTGTACTCGCGGGCGTATATCGAGGCAGCGAACAACGCCCCCGAAGTGCTTGGCTGGTTGTACGACCAAACCGACCGCCCATGGAAGAACGAGCGGATGCGGCTGGCGTTCGACAAGCTGAACACCGGGCGATTTATCCGCATGATGAAGCAGTATCAGCCGGAGATCGTGGTTTGCACGCACTTCCTTCCTGCGGAGATCATCTCCTGGCTGAAAGCCAAAGGGAAAATCAGCAGTAAGCAAGCGATCGTCGTCACCGATTTCGACATCCACGCGTTGTGGTTATGCCACCATTACGAGCGGTACTTCGTGGCGTTGGAAGAAACCGCCGAACACCTGCGCCGGCTGGGAATACCGGAAGGCAAAATCACCACTTCCGGAATCCCGATTGACCCCGTGTTTGCCGCCCCAAAAGATGCAACGGAGATGCGCCGCAAGCATGGCCTGGCCCAGGACCGCACCACCATTTTGGTTTCCGCCGGAGGGTTTGGCGTGGGACCGCTGGAGCACATGATTGAGTCAATCGGGACCATGCGCCACAACGCGCAAGTGGTGGTGCTGTGCGGGCGGAATGCCGAACTGAAGGACCGGCTTACGCAGCAAGCGGCGAGCCTAGTTGGCCCGCACGTTGCGGTCCACGCGCTTGGGTTCACCACGCAGGTGGATGAGCTGATGGCCGCAAGCGACCTTCTGCTTGGCAAGCCTGGGGGGCTTACCACCAGCGAAGCGTTAGCGCGCGGGCTTGGCTTCGTGATCGTAAACCCGATTCCCGGGCAGGAGGAGCGGAACTCGGACCATTTGCTGGAGCAAGGGGTGGCAATCCGCTGCAACAACCTGCCGGTGCTTGGCTGGAAGATTGACCGCCTTCTGGACAACCCCGCCCAGCTTGCCACCATGCGCCGCAACGCCCGCACACTGGGCAAACCAAACGCAGCGGAAGCGATTGTGAGGAAGCTGATGGAGGGGTGA